Genomic segment of Gloeocapsa sp. PCC 73106:
ACGTAGATTGTCGATCCCCAAACCGCCACACCATCGGGAGGATCTTCGAGTTGAATCAATAATTGGGGTGTCCACTCACCTTCAGAGAGGGAACTGACATAAATTCCATCTCTACTAGTAAACCAGATTTGATCATCGGCGATCGCTATTCCCGTAGATCCCACAAAGTCTCGCCAGTGCAGTGTATTCAGTATTGCGGTATTATCAGTCACTGGATCTATCTTCAACAGATAACCCGTGATCGAGTCTACCGCTAACAGACAGTTCTGCCAACTAGCAAGTCCGTGTAACGAATAGGCGGCGATCGGTCTAATTGTTTTTAAGCTACTTTTTTTCAAAACGCAACAGACAAGCTAAATTACTTTCTCATATTTTTACACTAATCGCACAATTTACTGTCTTACTCATTGCAATTTAACAGAATTTAAGTTACATTAATTTACAGGACTCTTAACAAAACGTAATAACCGGAGGCTAACAAGTCATGGAAAACGAAAACAAAAATAAATTCGGATTCACCCCATCTGCTGAAAACCTCAACGGACGCTTAGCGATGATTGGCTTCATTTCTGCTGTAATCGTTGAATTGGTTTCTGGTCAAGGAGTACTTCACTTTTTAGGCTTGATGTAATCTAAAATCAATAGCATAATTTAACTGGGTTTCTTGTGGAACTCAGTTTTTTTTAGCTAAAAAAGCGATCGCTTGTTTGGGCTTCAACTTAAAACTTTGTCTCTTAATATATATTAACTATAGTTATATTGACTATGAAATATAAAGCTAAATATAATTGAGTTACAACTTTAATAGTACCTTACTAAAATAAACATGAACCCTCTATTACCATCAAATGATCGCTTTGAGGGCTTTGAAACTAACAGTAGTGTAAATTTAACCACTAGTCCATTTACAACTACACCCTCGGTGGCAATTACCGTATCACCTATTAACGTTAGCGAAAGTGGTAATGTCAACCTCGTCTACAACATCACACGCACCGGTGATACCACCAGTTCCCTCAACGTTAGATTCACGGTCAGAGGTACCGCCCGGTTTAACCAGGATTATACTCAAACTGGAGCCAACTTCTTTAGTTCTCTCCAAGGAAGTCTTAACT
This window contains:
- a CDS encoding chlorophyll a/b-binding protein, producing the protein MENENKNKFGFTPSAENLNGRLAMIGFISAVIVELVSGQGVLHFLGLM